A genomic segment from Helicoverpa armigera isolate CAAS_96S chromosome 10, ASM3070526v1, whole genome shotgun sequence encodes:
- the LOC110378448 gene encoding proton channel OtopLc isoform X3, whose translation MQRCPYIHEMKERLLGAPVDAETKDQRAPIERPLESQDNQVGTIVKLNSDGYGSHTSPARAPLVADECDAPPDETEALTPTEVVLRYRACCQPDSTPKNAKTSLFIISSFIYAKLLVVVCIAYVISDVITHNLPLYYYEGFFTYLYGMSILFLLYVFCFLLQESACCSGSPPKPKPPPKEKKPKKEKEKKTKDKEAKEGKDGKEGKDKKDGKKDSKSKDKGKDKEEKDKATKEAKKQSQFQQQQQQDIVELEAGPVARPVRRRKTSQNDHSHGSFFLRIGAIAFGLGTMIYNGLEFGTFFELPLESPCYLILKGVNPVLQMVFTFMQMYFIFMNSRLNIHRFKVIARFGLMHVVATNICVWIRTLVLESLKEITDYHVKNPQGYSGEGVLGKVIRKHTLRHSGKVFGAASTAATSIASTVITTAKTTGEQLMNVVTSTAVPTTTPTTTTISSYHNVGGGIFPKSKLIDTIKSTVGYDNGMGYGREFREWPNDNPFTTTSFAPLTTESDKATQTQTAMLEVFQWLRTSTLKPILSAISTMMPSTSTGQIVTDRDEWGNSVETYRVDEPPHSPVTNSSEIFESFDGLNPAALIANIDNTTVCGRNPIMGTIVTDSAPYLYPFIIEYSLIGAAVIYVMWKHIGRYPSVANDEDLERRLEAVLSRRAAALAAAQRGNRVDCAGASKGLFCGLLLLVASLICLILFFVLIRHHELKRLSIYLADVSHCALMVLSILAILIGFIRGRVMKWSNTPPSCTEPLRRVQSLKFRSEEQSDLNDILLRVSAFGLFVYAVFSVIAGGMGAFTHEPNLLVMITGCLSVLQVVLQLLFIADVSRRRVHLPEQERSKPARQAVTFLLICNVTMWLIYTFEAQKVLANPVQLDFYGFVAWSLVQRFTLPLCIFHRFHSAVTLAEIWKTSYKARLE comes from the exons CTGAATTCCGACGGCTACGGGTCGCACACGTCGCCGGCGCGTGCGCCACTCGTCGCGGACGAGTGCGATGCGCCGCCGGACGAGACCGAAGCCCTAACGCCCACTGAGGTGGTGCTGAGGTACAGGGCCTGCTGCCAGCCTGATTCTACGCCTAAAAATGCCAA AACTTCACTGTTCATCATCTCGAGTTTCATCTACGCCAAGCTCCTGGTTGTTGTGTGCATAGCTTACGTCATCAGCGATGTTATCACACACAACCTCCCTCTTTACTACTACGAAGGGTTCTTCACCTACCTGTATGGCATGAGCATTCTGTTCTTGTTGTACGTCTTCTGCTTCTTGCTccaag AGAGTGCCTGCTGCAGTGGAAGCCCGCCAAAACCGAAGCCCCCGCCAAAAGAGAAGAAGCCCAAGAAAGAAAAGGAAAAGAAAACCAAAGATAAGGAAGCAAAGGAAGGCAAAGATGGAAAAGAAGGCAAAGATAAGAAAGATGGAAAGAAAGATTCCAAGTCTAAAGACAAAGGAAAGGATAAGGAAGAAAAGGATAAGGCTACCAAAGAGGCTAAGAAACAAAGTCAATTCCAG CAGCAGCAACAGCAGGATATTGTGGAGCTCGAAGCTGGTCCAGTTGCGAGACCAGTCCGCAGGCGCAAGACTTCTCAAAACGATCACAGCCATGGCAGCTTCTTCCTGAGGATTGGTGCAATTG CATTTGGTCTCGGAACAATGATCTACAATGGTTTGGAGTTCGGAACATTCTTCGAATTACCTCTGGAGTCACCTTGTTACTTGATCTTGAAGGGAGTTAATCCTGTCTTACAAATGGTCTTCACTTTCATGCAAATGTACTTCATTTTCATGAATTCACGG ctAAACATTCATCGATTCAAAGTGATTGCCCGATTCGGTCTGATGCACGTAGTTGCTACAAACATCTGTGTTTGGATTCGTACTTTGGTACTCGAGTCACTGAAGGAAATTACTGATTACCACGTCAAGAACCCTCAGGGTTACTCCGGCGAAGGCGTGTTGGGAA AAGTCATCCGTAAGCACACTCTGAGGCATTCCGGCAAAGTGTTCGGTGCAGCTTCCACCGCCGCTACCTCTATCGCATCCACCGTTATAACCACCGCTAAGACCACTGGAGAGCAACTCATGAACGTTGTCACCTCCACAGCTGTTCCTACCACTACTCCTACCACAA CAACTATCTCATCATATCATAACGTTGGTGGTGGTATATTCCCTAAGTCAAAACTGATCGACACTATTAAGAGTACGGTAGGTTACGACAACGGGATGGGATATGGTCGTGAGTTCAGAGAATGGCCTAATGACAATCCTTTCACTACGACATCTTTTGCACCGCTAACCACGGAGTCCGATAAAGCGACTCAGACCCAGACGGCCATGTTAGAAGTCTTCCAGTGGCTTCGTACTTCGACTCTGAAACCGATCCTTAGCGCTATATCGACTATGATGCCAAGCACGTCTACGGGACAGATAGTAACTGATAGAGATGAGTGGGGCAATAGTGTCGAAACTTATCGCGTAGATGAACCGCCACATTCGCCAG taaccAACTCGTCTGAGATCTTCGAGTCGTTCGACGGCCTGAACCCAGCTGCGCTGATCGCCAATATTGATAACACTACGGTGTGCGGCCGCAACCCAATTATGGGTACTATCGTAACCGACTCGGCACCCTATCTGTATCCGTTCATCATTGAGTACTCCCTCATCGGGGCTGCCGTCATTTACGTTATGTGGAAGCACATTGGCCGCTACCCCAg CGTGGCCAACGACGAAGATCTGGAAAGACGTCTGGAGGCTGTTCTCTCCCGCAGGGCGGCGGCGCTCGCGGCGGCTCAGCGTGGAAACCGCGTCGATTGTGCTGGAGCCTCCAAGGGACTCTTCTGTGGACTTCTGCTACTCGTCGCCTCTCTCATCTGCTTGATACTCTTCTTCGTCCTGATCAGACACCACGAGTTGAAGCGCCTGTCGATCTATTTGGCCGATGTGTCTCACTGTGCTTTGATGGTCCTTTCCATACTGGCGATTCTGATCGGATTTATACG TGGTCGTGTAATGAAATGGAGCAATACTCCTCCCTCCTGTACCGAGCCTCTCCGCAGGGTGCAATCCTTGAAGTTCCGCTCCGAGGAACAGTCTGACCTGAACGACATCCTGCTCCGTGTGTCTGCGTTTGGCCTCTTCGTGTATGCCGTATTCAGCGTCATCGCTGGTGGAATGGGAGCGTTCACTCACGAGCCAAACCTTCTCGTCATGATTACTGGCTGCTTGAGCGTACTTCAG GTGGTGCTGCAATTGCTGTTCATTGCCGATGTTTCTCGCCGTCGCGTCCACCTGCCCGAACAAGAACGCAGCAAGCCCGCCCGTCAGGCTGTCACCTTCCTCTTGATCTGCAATGTCACCATGTGGCTCATCTACACCTTTGAAGCACAAAAAGTTCTGGCTAACCCT GTTCAACTCGATTTCTACGGCTTCGTAGCCTGGTCTCTCGTCCAGCGCTTCACTCTACCGCTTTGTATTTTCCATCGCTTCCACTCAGCTGTCACCCTGGCCGAAATATGGAAGACCAGCTACAAAGCGCGTCTGGAGTGA
- the LOC110378448 gene encoding uncharacterized protein LOC110378448 isoform X1 — protein sequence MQRCPYIHEMKERLLGAPVDAETKDQRAPIERPLESQDNQVGTIVKLNSDGYGSHTSPARAPLVADECDAPPDETEALTPTEVVLRYRACCQPDSTPKNAKTSLFIISSFIYAKLLVVVCIAYVISDVITHNLPLYYYEGFFTYLYGMSILFLLYVFCFLLQESACCSGSPPKPKPPPKEKKPKKEKEKKTKDKEAKEGKDGKEGKDKKDGKKDSKSKDKGKDKEEKDKATKEAKKQSQFQEVYPRKMRDKVRQQQLQLQMAQLYASDQQQQQQDIVELEAGPVARPVRRRKTSQNDHSHGSFFLRIGAIAFGLGTMIYNGLEFGTFFELPLESPCYLILKGVNPVLQMVFTFMQMYFIFMNSRLNIHRFKVIARFGLMHVVATNICVWIRTLVLESLKEITDYHVKNPQGYSGEGVLGKVIRKHTLRHSGKVFGAASTAATSIASTVITTAKTTGEQLMNVVTSTAVPTTTPTTTTISSYHNVGGGIFPKSKLIDTIKSTVGYDNGMGYGREFREWPNDNPFTTTSFAPLTTESDKATQTQTAMLEVFQWLRTSTLKPILSAISTMMPSTSTGQIVTDRDEWGNSVETYRVDEPPHSPVTNSSEIFESFDGLNPAALIANIDNTTVCGRNPIMGTIVTDSAPYLYPFIIEYSLIGAAVIYVMWKHIGRYPSVANDEDLERRLEAVLSRRAAALAAAQRGNRVDCAGASKGLFCGLLLLVASLICLILFFVLIRHHELKRLSIYLADVSHCALMVLSILAILIGFIRGRVMKWSNTPPSCTEPLRRVQSLKFRSEEQSDLNDILLRVSAFGLFVYAVFSVIAGGMGAFTHEPNLLVMITGCLSVLQVVLQLLFIADVSRRRVHLPEQERSKPARQAVTFLLICNVTMWLIYTFEAQKVLANPVQLDFYGFVAWSLVQRFTLPLCIFHRFHSAVTLAEIWKTSYKARLE from the exons CTGAATTCCGACGGCTACGGGTCGCACACGTCGCCGGCGCGTGCGCCACTCGTCGCGGACGAGTGCGATGCGCCGCCGGACGAGACCGAAGCCCTAACGCCCACTGAGGTGGTGCTGAGGTACAGGGCCTGCTGCCAGCCTGATTCTACGCCTAAAAATGCCAA AACTTCACTGTTCATCATCTCGAGTTTCATCTACGCCAAGCTCCTGGTTGTTGTGTGCATAGCTTACGTCATCAGCGATGTTATCACACACAACCTCCCTCTTTACTACTACGAAGGGTTCTTCACCTACCTGTATGGCATGAGCATTCTGTTCTTGTTGTACGTCTTCTGCTTCTTGCTccaag AGAGTGCCTGCTGCAGTGGAAGCCCGCCAAAACCGAAGCCCCCGCCAAAAGAGAAGAAGCCCAAGAAAGAAAAGGAAAAGAAAACCAAAGATAAGGAAGCAAAGGAAGGCAAAGATGGAAAAGAAGGCAAAGATAAGAAAGATGGAAAGAAAGATTCCAAGTCTAAAGACAAAGGAAAGGATAAGGAAGAAAAGGATAAGGCTACCAAAGAGGCTAAGAAACAAAGTCAATTCCAG GAGGTGTATCCCCGTAAGATGCGTGATAAAGTTCGTCAACAGCAATTGCAATTGCAAATGGCGCAATTGTATGCGTCTGATCAG CAGCAGCAACAGCAGGATATTGTGGAGCTCGAAGCTGGTCCAGTTGCGAGACCAGTCCGCAGGCGCAAGACTTCTCAAAACGATCACAGCCATGGCAGCTTCTTCCTGAGGATTGGTGCAATTG CATTTGGTCTCGGAACAATGATCTACAATGGTTTGGAGTTCGGAACATTCTTCGAATTACCTCTGGAGTCACCTTGTTACTTGATCTTGAAGGGAGTTAATCCTGTCTTACAAATGGTCTTCACTTTCATGCAAATGTACTTCATTTTCATGAATTCACGG ctAAACATTCATCGATTCAAAGTGATTGCCCGATTCGGTCTGATGCACGTAGTTGCTACAAACATCTGTGTTTGGATTCGTACTTTGGTACTCGAGTCACTGAAGGAAATTACTGATTACCACGTCAAGAACCCTCAGGGTTACTCCGGCGAAGGCGTGTTGGGAA AAGTCATCCGTAAGCACACTCTGAGGCATTCCGGCAAAGTGTTCGGTGCAGCTTCCACCGCCGCTACCTCTATCGCATCCACCGTTATAACCACCGCTAAGACCACTGGAGAGCAACTCATGAACGTTGTCACCTCCACAGCTGTTCCTACCACTACTCCTACCACAA CAACTATCTCATCATATCATAACGTTGGTGGTGGTATATTCCCTAAGTCAAAACTGATCGACACTATTAAGAGTACGGTAGGTTACGACAACGGGATGGGATATGGTCGTGAGTTCAGAGAATGGCCTAATGACAATCCTTTCACTACGACATCTTTTGCACCGCTAACCACGGAGTCCGATAAAGCGACTCAGACCCAGACGGCCATGTTAGAAGTCTTCCAGTGGCTTCGTACTTCGACTCTGAAACCGATCCTTAGCGCTATATCGACTATGATGCCAAGCACGTCTACGGGACAGATAGTAACTGATAGAGATGAGTGGGGCAATAGTGTCGAAACTTATCGCGTAGATGAACCGCCACATTCGCCAG taaccAACTCGTCTGAGATCTTCGAGTCGTTCGACGGCCTGAACCCAGCTGCGCTGATCGCCAATATTGATAACACTACGGTGTGCGGCCGCAACCCAATTATGGGTACTATCGTAACCGACTCGGCACCCTATCTGTATCCGTTCATCATTGAGTACTCCCTCATCGGGGCTGCCGTCATTTACGTTATGTGGAAGCACATTGGCCGCTACCCCAg CGTGGCCAACGACGAAGATCTGGAAAGACGTCTGGAGGCTGTTCTCTCCCGCAGGGCGGCGGCGCTCGCGGCGGCTCAGCGTGGAAACCGCGTCGATTGTGCTGGAGCCTCCAAGGGACTCTTCTGTGGACTTCTGCTACTCGTCGCCTCTCTCATCTGCTTGATACTCTTCTTCGTCCTGATCAGACACCACGAGTTGAAGCGCCTGTCGATCTATTTGGCCGATGTGTCTCACTGTGCTTTGATGGTCCTTTCCATACTGGCGATTCTGATCGGATTTATACG TGGTCGTGTAATGAAATGGAGCAATACTCCTCCCTCCTGTACCGAGCCTCTCCGCAGGGTGCAATCCTTGAAGTTCCGCTCCGAGGAACAGTCTGACCTGAACGACATCCTGCTCCGTGTGTCTGCGTTTGGCCTCTTCGTGTATGCCGTATTCAGCGTCATCGCTGGTGGAATGGGAGCGTTCACTCACGAGCCAAACCTTCTCGTCATGATTACTGGCTGCTTGAGCGTACTTCAG GTGGTGCTGCAATTGCTGTTCATTGCCGATGTTTCTCGCCGTCGCGTCCACCTGCCCGAACAAGAACGCAGCAAGCCCGCCCGTCAGGCTGTCACCTTCCTCTTGATCTGCAATGTCACCATGTGGCTCATCTACACCTTTGAAGCACAAAAAGTTCTGGCTAACCCT GTTCAACTCGATTTCTACGGCTTCGTAGCCTGGTCTCTCGTCCAGCGCTTCACTCTACCGCTTTGTATTTTCCATCGCTTCCACTCAGCTGTCACCCTGGCCGAAATATGGAAGACCAGCTACAAAGCGCGTCTGGAGTGA
- the LOC110378448 gene encoding uncharacterized protein LOC110378448 isoform X2 codes for MQRCPYIHEMKERLLGAPVDAETKDQRAPIERPLESQDNQLNSDGYGSHTSPARAPLVADECDAPPDETEALTPTEVVLRYRACCQPDSTPKNAKTSLFIISSFIYAKLLVVVCIAYVISDVITHNLPLYYYEGFFTYLYGMSILFLLYVFCFLLQESACCSGSPPKPKPPPKEKKPKKEKEKKTKDKEAKEGKDGKEGKDKKDGKKDSKSKDKGKDKEEKDKATKEAKKQSQFQEVYPRKMRDKVRQQQLQLQMAQLYASDQQQQQQDIVELEAGPVARPVRRRKTSQNDHSHGSFFLRIGAIAFGLGTMIYNGLEFGTFFELPLESPCYLILKGVNPVLQMVFTFMQMYFIFMNSRLNIHRFKVIARFGLMHVVATNICVWIRTLVLESLKEITDYHVKNPQGYSGEGVLGKVIRKHTLRHSGKVFGAASTAATSIASTVITTAKTTGEQLMNVVTSTAVPTTTPTTTTISSYHNVGGGIFPKSKLIDTIKSTVGYDNGMGYGREFREWPNDNPFTTTSFAPLTTESDKATQTQTAMLEVFQWLRTSTLKPILSAISTMMPSTSTGQIVTDRDEWGNSVETYRVDEPPHSPVTNSSEIFESFDGLNPAALIANIDNTTVCGRNPIMGTIVTDSAPYLYPFIIEYSLIGAAVIYVMWKHIGRYPSVANDEDLERRLEAVLSRRAAALAAAQRGNRVDCAGASKGLFCGLLLLVASLICLILFFVLIRHHELKRLSIYLADVSHCALMVLSILAILIGFIRGRVMKWSNTPPSCTEPLRRVQSLKFRSEEQSDLNDILLRVSAFGLFVYAVFSVIAGGMGAFTHEPNLLVMITGCLSVLQVVLQLLFIADVSRRRVHLPEQERSKPARQAVTFLLICNVTMWLIYTFEAQKVLANPVQLDFYGFVAWSLVQRFTLPLCIFHRFHSAVTLAEIWKTSYKARLE; via the exons CTGAATTCCGACGGCTACGGGTCGCACACGTCGCCGGCGCGTGCGCCACTCGTCGCGGACGAGTGCGATGCGCCGCCGGACGAGACCGAAGCCCTAACGCCCACTGAGGTGGTGCTGAGGTACAGGGCCTGCTGCCAGCCTGATTCTACGCCTAAAAATGCCAA AACTTCACTGTTCATCATCTCGAGTTTCATCTACGCCAAGCTCCTGGTTGTTGTGTGCATAGCTTACGTCATCAGCGATGTTATCACACACAACCTCCCTCTTTACTACTACGAAGGGTTCTTCACCTACCTGTATGGCATGAGCATTCTGTTCTTGTTGTACGTCTTCTGCTTCTTGCTccaag AGAGTGCCTGCTGCAGTGGAAGCCCGCCAAAACCGAAGCCCCCGCCAAAAGAGAAGAAGCCCAAGAAAGAAAAGGAAAAGAAAACCAAAGATAAGGAAGCAAAGGAAGGCAAAGATGGAAAAGAAGGCAAAGATAAGAAAGATGGAAAGAAAGATTCCAAGTCTAAAGACAAAGGAAAGGATAAGGAAGAAAAGGATAAGGCTACCAAAGAGGCTAAGAAACAAAGTCAATTCCAG GAGGTGTATCCCCGTAAGATGCGTGATAAAGTTCGTCAACAGCAATTGCAATTGCAAATGGCGCAATTGTATGCGTCTGATCAG CAGCAGCAACAGCAGGATATTGTGGAGCTCGAAGCTGGTCCAGTTGCGAGACCAGTCCGCAGGCGCAAGACTTCTCAAAACGATCACAGCCATGGCAGCTTCTTCCTGAGGATTGGTGCAATTG CATTTGGTCTCGGAACAATGATCTACAATGGTTTGGAGTTCGGAACATTCTTCGAATTACCTCTGGAGTCACCTTGTTACTTGATCTTGAAGGGAGTTAATCCTGTCTTACAAATGGTCTTCACTTTCATGCAAATGTACTTCATTTTCATGAATTCACGG ctAAACATTCATCGATTCAAAGTGATTGCCCGATTCGGTCTGATGCACGTAGTTGCTACAAACATCTGTGTTTGGATTCGTACTTTGGTACTCGAGTCACTGAAGGAAATTACTGATTACCACGTCAAGAACCCTCAGGGTTACTCCGGCGAAGGCGTGTTGGGAA AAGTCATCCGTAAGCACACTCTGAGGCATTCCGGCAAAGTGTTCGGTGCAGCTTCCACCGCCGCTACCTCTATCGCATCCACCGTTATAACCACCGCTAAGACCACTGGAGAGCAACTCATGAACGTTGTCACCTCCACAGCTGTTCCTACCACTACTCCTACCACAA CAACTATCTCATCATATCATAACGTTGGTGGTGGTATATTCCCTAAGTCAAAACTGATCGACACTATTAAGAGTACGGTAGGTTACGACAACGGGATGGGATATGGTCGTGAGTTCAGAGAATGGCCTAATGACAATCCTTTCACTACGACATCTTTTGCACCGCTAACCACGGAGTCCGATAAAGCGACTCAGACCCAGACGGCCATGTTAGAAGTCTTCCAGTGGCTTCGTACTTCGACTCTGAAACCGATCCTTAGCGCTATATCGACTATGATGCCAAGCACGTCTACGGGACAGATAGTAACTGATAGAGATGAGTGGGGCAATAGTGTCGAAACTTATCGCGTAGATGAACCGCCACATTCGCCAG taaccAACTCGTCTGAGATCTTCGAGTCGTTCGACGGCCTGAACCCAGCTGCGCTGATCGCCAATATTGATAACACTACGGTGTGCGGCCGCAACCCAATTATGGGTACTATCGTAACCGACTCGGCACCCTATCTGTATCCGTTCATCATTGAGTACTCCCTCATCGGGGCTGCCGTCATTTACGTTATGTGGAAGCACATTGGCCGCTACCCCAg CGTGGCCAACGACGAAGATCTGGAAAGACGTCTGGAGGCTGTTCTCTCCCGCAGGGCGGCGGCGCTCGCGGCGGCTCAGCGTGGAAACCGCGTCGATTGTGCTGGAGCCTCCAAGGGACTCTTCTGTGGACTTCTGCTACTCGTCGCCTCTCTCATCTGCTTGATACTCTTCTTCGTCCTGATCAGACACCACGAGTTGAAGCGCCTGTCGATCTATTTGGCCGATGTGTCTCACTGTGCTTTGATGGTCCTTTCCATACTGGCGATTCTGATCGGATTTATACG TGGTCGTGTAATGAAATGGAGCAATACTCCTCCCTCCTGTACCGAGCCTCTCCGCAGGGTGCAATCCTTGAAGTTCCGCTCCGAGGAACAGTCTGACCTGAACGACATCCTGCTCCGTGTGTCTGCGTTTGGCCTCTTCGTGTATGCCGTATTCAGCGTCATCGCTGGTGGAATGGGAGCGTTCACTCACGAGCCAAACCTTCTCGTCATGATTACTGGCTGCTTGAGCGTACTTCAG GTGGTGCTGCAATTGCTGTTCATTGCCGATGTTTCTCGCCGTCGCGTCCACCTGCCCGAACAAGAACGCAGCAAGCCCGCCCGTCAGGCTGTCACCTTCCTCTTGATCTGCAATGTCACCATGTGGCTCATCTACACCTTTGAAGCACAAAAAGTTCTGGCTAACCCT GTTCAACTCGATTTCTACGGCTTCGTAGCCTGGTCTCTCGTCCAGCGCTTCACTCTACCGCTTTGTATTTTCCATCGCTTCCACTCAGCTGTCACCCTGGCCGAAATATGGAAGACCAGCTACAAAGCGCGTCTGGAGTGA
- the LOC110378448 gene encoding proton channel OtopLc isoform X5 encodes MGKDKHQPTEAEVKVATVELESVDNMATLPVGQHRQQGSDIAIAEKHNNANKEMELKCVQPKPSKKTSLFIISSFIYAKLLVVVCIAYVISDVITHNLPLYYYEGFFTYLYGMSILFLLYVFCFLLQESACCSGSPPKPKPPPKEKKPKKEKEKKTKDKEAKEGKDGKEGKDKKDGKKDSKSKDKGKDKEEKDKATKEAKKQSQFQEVYPRKMRDKVRQQQLQLQMAQLYASDQQQQQQDIVELEAGPVARPVRRRKTSQNDHSHGSFFLRIGAIAFGLGTMIYNGLEFGTFFELPLESPCYLILKGVNPVLQMVFTFMQMYFIFMNSRLNIHRFKVIARFGLMHVVATNICVWIRTLVLESLKEITDYHVKNPQGYSGEGVLGKVIRKHTLRHSGKVFGAASTAATSIASTVITTAKTTGEQLMNVVTSTAVPTTTPTTTTISSYHNVGGGIFPKSKLIDTIKSTVGYDNGMGYGREFREWPNDNPFTTTSFAPLTTESDKATQTQTAMLEVFQWLRTSTLKPILSAISTMMPSTSTGQIVTDRDEWGNSVETYRVDEPPHSPVTNSSEIFESFDGLNPAALIANIDNTTVCGRNPIMGTIVTDSAPYLYPFIIEYSLIGAAVIYVMWKHIGRYPSVANDEDLERRLEAVLSRRAAALAAAQRGNRVDCAGASKGLFCGLLLLVASLICLILFFVLIRHHELKRLSIYLADVSHCALMVLSILAILIGFIRVQSLKFRSEEQSDLNDILLRVSAFGLFVYAVFSVIAGGMGAFTHEPNLLVMITGCLSVLQVVLQLLFIADVSRRRVHLPEQERSKPARQAVTFLLICNVTMWLIYTFEAQKVLANPVQLDFYGFVAWSLVQRFTLPLCIFHRFHSAVTLAEIWKTSYKARLE; translated from the exons ATGGGGAAAGATAAGCATCAGCCCACGGAGGCTGAAGTGAAGGTGGCGACGGTTGAACTGGAGTCAGTGGATAACATGGCGACGTTGCCGGTGGGGCAGCACCGACAGCAGGGCAGTGACATCGCCATCGCGGAGAAGCACAACAATGCGAACAAAGAGATGGAGCTCAAGTGCGTCCAGCCCAAGCCGTCTAAGAA AACTTCACTGTTCATCATCTCGAGTTTCATCTACGCCAAGCTCCTGGTTGTTGTGTGCATAGCTTACGTCATCAGCGATGTTATCACACACAACCTCCCTCTTTACTACTACGAAGGGTTCTTCACCTACCTGTATGGCATGAGCATTCTGTTCTTGTTGTACGTCTTCTGCTTCTTGCTccaag AGAGTGCCTGCTGCAGTGGAAGCCCGCCAAAACCGAAGCCCCCGCCAAAAGAGAAGAAGCCCAAGAAAGAAAAGGAAAAGAAAACCAAAGATAAGGAAGCAAAGGAAGGCAAAGATGGAAAAGAAGGCAAAGATAAGAAAGATGGAAAGAAAGATTCCAAGTCTAAAGACAAAGGAAAGGATAAGGAAGAAAAGGATAAGGCTACCAAAGAGGCTAAGAAACAAAGTCAATTCCAG GAGGTGTATCCCCGTAAGATGCGTGATAAAGTTCGTCAACAGCAATTGCAATTGCAAATGGCGCAATTGTATGCGTCTGATCAG CAGCAGCAACAGCAGGATATTGTGGAGCTCGAAGCTGGTCCAGTTGCGAGACCAGTCCGCAGGCGCAAGACTTCTCAAAACGATCACAGCCATGGCAGCTTCTTCCTGAGGATTGGTGCAATTG CATTTGGTCTCGGAACAATGATCTACAATGGTTTGGAGTTCGGAACATTCTTCGAATTACCTCTGGAGTCACCTTGTTACTTGATCTTGAAGGGAGTTAATCCTGTCTTACAAATGGTCTTCACTTTCATGCAAATGTACTTCATTTTCATGAATTCACGG ctAAACATTCATCGATTCAAAGTGATTGCCCGATTCGGTCTGATGCACGTAGTTGCTACAAACATCTGTGTTTGGATTCGTACTTTGGTACTCGAGTCACTGAAGGAAATTACTGATTACCACGTCAAGAACCCTCAGGGTTACTCCGGCGAAGGCGTGTTGGGAA AAGTCATCCGTAAGCACACTCTGAGGCATTCCGGCAAAGTGTTCGGTGCAGCTTCCACCGCCGCTACCTCTATCGCATCCACCGTTATAACCACCGCTAAGACCACTGGAGAGCAACTCATGAACGTTGTCACCTCCACAGCTGTTCCTACCACTACTCCTACCACAA CAACTATCTCATCATATCATAACGTTGGTGGTGGTATATTCCCTAAGTCAAAACTGATCGACACTATTAAGAGTACGGTAGGTTACGACAACGGGATGGGATATGGTCGTGAGTTCAGAGAATGGCCTAATGACAATCCTTTCACTACGACATCTTTTGCACCGCTAACCACGGAGTCCGATAAAGCGACTCAGACCCAGACGGCCATGTTAGAAGTCTTCCAGTGGCTTCGTACTTCGACTCTGAAACCGATCCTTAGCGCTATATCGACTATGATGCCAAGCACGTCTACGGGACAGATAGTAACTGATAGAGATGAGTGGGGCAATAGTGTCGAAACTTATCGCGTAGATGAACCGCCACATTCGCCAG taaccAACTCGTCTGAGATCTTCGAGTCGTTCGACGGCCTGAACCCAGCTGCGCTGATCGCCAATATTGATAACACTACGGTGTGCGGCCGCAACCCAATTATGGGTACTATCGTAACCGACTCGGCACCCTATCTGTATCCGTTCATCATTGAGTACTCCCTCATCGGGGCTGCCGTCATTTACGTTATGTGGAAGCACATTGGCCGCTACCCCAg CGTGGCCAACGACGAAGATCTGGAAAGACGTCTGGAGGCTGTTCTCTCCCGCAGGGCGGCGGCGCTCGCGGCGGCTCAGCGTGGAAACCGCGTCGATTGTGCTGGAGCCTCCAAGGGACTCTTCTGTGGACTTCTGCTACTCGTCGCCTCTCTCATCTGCTTGATACTCTTCTTCGTCCTGATCAGACACCACGAGTTGAAGCGCCTGTCGATCTATTTGGCCGATGTGTCTCACTGTGCTTTGATGGTCCTTTCCATACTGGCGATTCTGATCGGATTTATACG GGTGCAATCCTTGAAGTTCCGCTCCGAGGAACAGTCTGACCTGAACGACATCCTGCTCCGTGTGTCTGCGTTTGGCCTCTTCGTGTATGCCGTATTCAGCGTCATCGCTGGTGGAATGGGAGCGTTCACTCACGAGCCAAACCTTCTCGTCATGATTACTGGCTGCTTGAGCGTACTTCAG GTGGTGCTGCAATTGCTGTTCATTGCCGATGTTTCTCGCCGTCGCGTCCACCTGCCCGAACAAGAACGCAGCAAGCCCGCCCGTCAGGCTGTCACCTTCCTCTTGATCTGCAATGTCACCATGTGGCTCATCTACACCTTTGAAGCACAAAAAGTTCTGGCTAACCCT GTTCAACTCGATTTCTACGGCTTCGTAGCCTGGTCTCTCGTCCAGCGCTTCACTCTACCGCTTTGTATTTTCCATCGCTTCCACTCAGCTGTCACCCTGGCCGAAATATGGAAGACCAGCTACAAAGCGCGTCTGGAGTGA